The stretch of DNA GGAGTGGGCGGCCCGATCCGGGGCCGGGATGCACGCCCCCACGTCACACGGGCGACGTGGAGGTGCGCAGGGCGCCCCCCACCACCCTCACTATCCGTATTCGCCCAGGTCAGCGGGTTCCAGTGATCCCCGGTCGGCCGCCCCAGGGCACCAGGGCGACGCCGACGCCGCCATCCGGCCCCGCTCTCCCCGCTCTCCCCGCGCCGGCCGCCCCGCCGCACACGACCACCACCCCGGCCCCGCTCCCACCGTCGCCGCCGGCTTGAACCCCGGCCCCGCGAGACGCCGCACCCGGCAGGGGCGCCCGACCCCGCCCCTACCTCCGCCGTCGCCGCCCGCTTGAACCCCCACCCCGCGAGACGCCGCGCCCGGGTGGGGTGCCCGGCCCCGGCCCTTCCTTCGCCGTTGCTGCCGGTTTGAACCCCGGCCCCGTGGGGTGCCGCGCCCGGGTGGGGTGCCCGGCCCCGCCCCTACCTCCGCCGTTGCTGCCCGCTTGAACCCCACCCCGCGAGACGCCGCGCCCGGGCGGGCTGCGCCGCGAGACGGTTGCACCACGGGCGGACGCAGCGCGAGGGTTCAACGGGGCGGACGCGGAGCGGGCCTTCCCGGCGGCTCTCGCGGGGCCGGCGGCGGCCGGACGCCCCGGGTGACCGGCCGCATGACCGCCGGCCTCTCAGGCTCCGGTGTCCCGGGTGTACTCGCCGTCCCACTCGGTGGGCAGCGGGTGGGACTGCGGCGCGACCCGCTCGACGATGGCGTTGAGCACGGTGCGCACGTAGGGTTCGCCGACCCACAGGTGCTTGGCGCCGTCGACGCCGATCACCTCGGCCTGGGGGACCCGGGCGAACCGCTTGCGGGCCTCCTCCGGGCGGAGGTAGTCGTCGAACTCGGGGACCAGCGCGGTCAGCGGGCGGCCGAACTCCGCCCAGCCGTCCAGGTCGGCATCGGTGGCCCGGTGCAGCGGCGGGGAGAGCAGGATCGCGCCGGCCACCTCGGGGTCTCGGCCCCACTTGAGCGCCAGCTCGGTGCCGAACGACCAGCCCAGCAGCCAGAGCCGGGGCAGCCCCTCGAACTCGGCGAACTCGATCGCGGCGGCGACGTCGTACCGCTCCTCCTCGCCGTCGCCGAAAGAGCCCTGGCTGGTGCCGTGCCGCGAGGTGGTGCCCCGGGTGTTGAACCGGAGTACCGCCACGTCGGCCAGGGCCGGCAGCCGGAACGAGGCCTTGCGCAGCACGTGGCTGTCCATCATGCCCTCGGCGGTGGGCAGCGGGTGCAGGCAGACCAGCGTCGCGACCGGATCGCCGGAGGGCGGCAGGGCCAGCTCGCCGACGAGCTCCAGCCCGTCGGCGGTGTGCAGGGTGATGGGGCGGCGCTCGGCCGGGAGCACCGTGGTGGCGCGGATCTCCATGGTTCCTCGTTCGCAGGCGGGGTTCAGAACAGGTTCGCCCGGCGGCGCCAGCAGGAGGAGTGCCAGTGCCGGCGGTCCTCCCCGTCTCCGTAGGGGCGCCAGGCGACCAGGTGCGGCATGCCCGGCCGGATCTCCTGGAAGCAGCCGGGACACCGGTAGGTCTTGACCGCGGCCGCGCCGCTGATGCTGCGGGTCACCCACTCCCCGTCGGGGCCGGTCTCCCGGCGCTGCCCTCCGGTGACGCGCAGCATGAGCGCGTCGGGGTCGGTGTCGTTCTGCTGGCTGCGGCCCCCTTTGCGGCGGGGGGCGTTTCGGCGCGGGCTCACCCGTCCAGGGTATGCACCGCCCCGGGCAGGGCCGGACTCCGGTCCCGCCCCGCGTGCACCCCGGGACGCCGGCGTTCCGCCCGCCCCGGGCCGCCCCCACAGCGTTTTCCGCCCCTGCCTCCGGGCAGAGGCGGGTGGAGGAAGCGGCGGGCCGGCTCCCGCCGGCGCCGGCGGGGCGCGGCGCCGCCTCGGCACGGGGGGCGGGGCCGCAGTGGCCGGGGCGGAGTGCCCGAGTCCGGCGCACCGCCGTCACGGGCGAGAAGACCGCCGCCGCGGTGGTCGCTCGCCCGGCCGGGGAGGTGGTCGCCCTCTGCCTGGCCCGCCGGGGCCGACGCCGCCGTCGAGGGCCGGTCCGCGGGCACGGACACGCGGCGGTGATCTGCGGCCCGACCGGCATCGGCCCCTGCCGGGTGCGGAGTCCATCGCCGCCGCCGACGGCGGCACGGCCGCCTTCGGCGGCGCGGACCGCCTGGCCGGCGCCTCGGGTCCGGCGTCCGTACGCCGGGACGTACCCGGCGACCTGCGCCGAGCCGGGCGCCGCGGCCGCCACCCGCTGCGGGTGCCCCGGTCGGGCGTCCGTTGGTGTCCGAGCGTTCTACCGGGGCCGAGAGCGAGCGCCGCACCCAGATCGCCGGTGGGGTTTCCGCGGCGGTGGGGCACCCCGGCCGCCGGTCC from Nocardiopsis composta encodes:
- a CDS encoding alpha/beta hydrolase; translation: MEIRATTVLPAERRPITLHTADGLELVGELALPPSGDPVATLVCLHPLPTAEGMMDSHVLRKASFRLPALADVAVLRFNTRGTTSRHGTSQGSFGDGEEERYDVAAAIEFAEFEGLPRLWLLGWSFGTELALKWGRDPEVAGAILLSPPLHRATDADLDGWAEFGRPLTALVPEFDDYLRPEEARKRFARVPQAEVIGVDGAKHLWVGEPYVRTVLNAIVERVAPQSHPLPTEWDGEYTRDTGA
- a CDS encoding ATP/GTP-binding protein, whose translation is MSPRRNAPRRKGGRSQQNDTDPDALMLRVTGGQRRETGPDGEWVTRSISGAAAVKTYRCPGCFQEIRPGMPHLVAWRPYGDGEDRRHWHSSCWRRRANLF